The genomic stretch TTTCGGAATGGGGGTTGTTCCGTGCGTGCGACGGAAGGCTCATTGCCGGGGCGACCGAAGAAGAGGTTTATGCCGCCCTCGGGCTGGCGTGGATTCCACCGGCGATGCGCGAGGACACGGGGGAGGTCGAGGCGGCGCTCGCCGGGGATCTTCCGGCTCTGATCGAACAGACGGATCTGCGCGGGGATCTGCACTCGCACACTGATCTCACCGACGGAATCGCGTCGCTGGATGTGATGGTGGAAGCGGCAGCGGCGCGTGGTTTCGAGTACTTCGCCATCACCGACCACGCGCAGAACCTGGCGATGACGGGGATGAGCCGGGAAGCTGTTCTTGCGCAACGGGAGAAGATCGCCACGATCCAACTGCGATTCCCGCACATGCGCTTGTTGCACGGGTGCGAGCTGAACATCGGGCGCGACGGTTCGGTCGACTACGACGCCGAGTTTCTCGCAGGGTTCGACATCACCGTGGCGAGCGTGCACTCACTGTTCCGACTGTCTCGCGAAGAGACAACTGCACGCTTGATTGCTGCGGCGAGGAACCCGTTCGTGAATGTCATCGGCCATCCCACCGGACGGTTGATTGGACGAAGGGAACCCATCGACGTTGATTTCGAAGTGCTCTTCGGCGTTGCCGCCGAAACCGGAACCGCCTTGGAGGTCAATTGCTTCCCCGACCGGCTTGATCTGCGCGACGAACACGTCCGCTGGGCGACGCGGCGGGGAGTGACGATTTCAATCGCGACTGATGCCCACGCGCCCAAGCATCTGGACAACGTTCGGTTTGGTATCGGAACCGCTCAGCGCGGGTGGGCGAAGCGGTCCGACGTCTTGAATGCTCGGACTGCGAGCGAGGTCGGGAAGTTCGTCGCCGACAAGCGCGCGCCGCGATGAATCGAGGGCCGGCCGCGCTCCCGCTTCCTCGCGAGTTCTTCGAGCGTTCCGCTCTGGAGGTTGCGCGCGACGTGATCGGATGCCTCTTGGTGCACGACACCGACGAAGGCCGAGTGGTAGGTGTTGTGATCGAGGCGGAGGCGTACTCGCAAGAGGATCCGGCGAGTCATGCATTCAGGGGTCGCACGCCGCGGAACGCGCCGATGTTCGAGGCCCCGGGCCGGGCGTACGTGTACTTCACGTACGGGATGCACTACTGCTTCAATGCCGTCACGGACCCTGAGGGGCGCGCCGGCGCGGTACTTCTCCGCGCAGTCGAGCCGATTGAAGGGATCGACCTCATGCGCGCGCGCCGCGCCGGCGTGCGGGACCGTGATCTGGCGCGCGGCCCAGCACGATTGACTCAGGCCTTTGCCATCGGGCGGGAGCAGAACCGGGCGGACCTGATCGCTTCGCCGCTGTTCATGTGTCCCGGGGAGCGGCTGTCCAATCGCGCAGTGGAAGCAACGCCGCGCATCGGTTTGGGTCGGCTGCAGGACGGGCGGCCCTGGCGCTTCGCAGTCCGCGGCAGCCCGTGGGTGTCCGGCCCCGTTCGCCCTAAGGGTTGACCCAGACCGTCACCACGCTGCCGCGTCCGTATGGCGCTTCGGCGCACGGCGATTGAGCCCACGCGCGCCCGCTTCCGGTGACGACGGGGTCCCGGCACCCGTTGGGGCGCTCTGCGTTGGGGGCGGTCACGAACTCGACGGAGAACCCAGCACGTTGCAGAGAGGTTCGGGCGCGCGCGGAGGAATCGCCCAGGACCATCGGGACGGCACCGACGGCTGTGTCGTCCCCCACCCAGATCGTCACGCGATCACCAACACGCGCGCGCGTTCCGGGGGCGGGCTCTTGGGCGCAGACGACACCAGGCGGGCGCTCCGGGCAGTATCGCGCGCGCGTCAGCACGTCGAGTCCGGCGAGCCACAGGATCTGCCTGGCGGCACTGGGCGCGGCACCACGGACGTCCGGAACGGCATCGACGGTGTGCGAGGTAGGTTCGTCGCATGCGGTGGTCGGTTCTTCTCCCCGCAGGAATGACCGCTGCCGCACAAGGAATCTGGGGGTAAAGCGATTCGGCAGGCACCCGCGCAGCCGATCAACGCCGACGGTGACGAGCAGGTCCTTGGGGCGAGGAAATGCCTTGGCGGGCACGCCGCGGTGCGCTTCGAGCATGAACTCGCGCCACATCCGCCCCGGCCAGGAAGAGCCGTAGACGCGGATCCGAGTGCGCGGCGGGCGCATCGAGATCTGCGCGCGTGGAAATCCGACCCAGGACACGCCGACCATCGTCGGAGTGAAGCCCGCGAACCATGCGTCGTGATACTCGTCGGAGGTTCCCGTCTTCCCGGCCACCGGAAACCCC from Actinomycetota bacterium encodes the following:
- the polX gene encoding DNA polymerase/3'-5' exonuclease PolX, translating into MPRVNEEIEDLLTEWADLLQIGGADAFRVRAYEKAARALGGHPRDLRDLSDREILAIPSVGKHMAARVREYLDAGTMHELEDMREAVPAGVRDLMRVPGLGPKRALLLHQELGIAGIGELADAIASERVRAVKGLGEKTELNLFRALQNLSRTQDRVRIDEAIEISLRVVEQLENLPGVKSIVPAGSVRRMRDTIGDLDVLVASENSEHVMGAFLEMPDVVSVVARGDTKSSVVTRRGMQIDLRVVPANAWGAALIYFTGSKEHNVKIRELAMKAGMKLSEWGLFRACDGRLIAGATEEEVYAALGLAWIPPAMREDTGEVEAALAGDLPALIEQTDLRGDLHSHTDLTDGIASLDVMVEAAAARGFEYFAITDHAQNLAMTGMSREAVLAQREKIATIQLRFPHMRLLHGCELNIGRDGSVDYDAEFLAGFDITVASVHSLFRLSREETTARLIAAARNPFVNVIGHPTGRLIGRREPIDVDFEVLFGVAAETGTALEVNCFPDRLDLRDEHVRWATRRGVTISIATDAHAPKHLDNVRFGIGTAQRGWAKRSDVLNARTASEVGKFVADKRAPR
- a CDS encoding DNA-3-methyladenine glycosylase, with the protein product MNRGPAALPLPREFFERSALEVARDVIGCLLVHDTDEGRVVGVVIEAEAYSQEDPASHAFRGRTPRNAPMFEAPGRAYVYFTYGMHYCFNAVTDPEGRAGAVLLRAVEPIEGIDLMRARRAGVRDRDLARGPARLTQAFAIGREQNRADLIASPLFMCPGERLSNRAVEATPRIGLGRLQDGRPWRFAVRGSPWVSGPVRPKG